In Thiovibrio frasassiensis, one DNA window encodes the following:
- a CDS encoding SPFH domain-containing protein codes for MDVGLIIVVAILVLVFVTIANGVKIVPQGYEFVIMRLGKYHTTLTPGLNLIIPYIDTIAAKVTRKDISLDIPSQEVITRDNAVIITNAIAFINIHTPHKAIFGIDFYEHATKNLIMTNLRAIIGQMDLDDALSSREQIKVKLIQAIANDLEDWGLTVKSIEIQDIKPSSTMQASMERQAAAERIRRAAITEAEGEKQAAILTAEGQKQKAILEAEGGLEASRREAEARIVLAQATKDALALVQQGIGNEQLPALYLLGEKYIGALQELGLSGNAKTVVLPADLPAALQGMFGLKIGK; via the coding sequence ATGGATGTGGGACTCATTATCGTCGTTGCCATTCTGGTTCTTGTGTTTGTGACCATTGCCAACGGGGTCAAGATCGTGCCGCAGGGGTATGAGTTTGTCATCATGCGGCTCGGCAAATACCATACGACGCTGACGCCGGGCCTGAACCTGATCATCCCGTATATCGACACCATTGCCGCCAAGGTAACCAGAAAGGATATCTCCCTGGATATCCCCAGCCAGGAGGTCATCACCCGGGACAATGCGGTGATCATCACCAACGCCATCGCCTTTATCAACATCCACACCCCGCACAAAGCCATTTTCGGCATCGATTTCTACGAACATGCCACCAAGAATCTGATCATGACCAACCTGCGGGCCATCATCGGCCAGATGGACCTGGATGACGCCCTCAGCTCCCGGGAGCAGATCAAGGTGAAACTTATCCAGGCCATTGCCAATGATCTGGAGGATTGGGGCTTGACGGTCAAGAGTATCGAGATTCAGGACATCAAGCCATCGAGCACCATGCAGGCCTCCATGGAACGGCAGGCCGCGGCGGAACGGATCCGCAGGGCGGCCATCACCGAGGCCGAAGGCGAAAAACAGGCTGCCATTCTGACGGCGGAAGGCCAGAAGCAGAAAGCCATCCTGGAGGCGGAGGGCGGCCTGGAAGCATCGCGAAGGGAAGCCGAAGCCCGCATCGTTCTGGCGCAAGCCACCAAGGATGCCCTGGCCTTGGTGCAACAAGGAATCGGCAACGAGCAGTTGCCGGCCCTCTACCTGCTGGGCGAGAAATATATTGGCGCCTTGCAGGAACTGGGTCTTTCCGGAAACGCCAAGACCGTGGTCCTGCCTGCCGATCTGCCCGCAGCGCTCCAGGGGATGTTTGGCCTCAAGATCGGAAAATGA
- a CDS encoding ParB/RepB/Spo0J family partition protein, with translation MPHAFRSSLVNLHHINFQDFSNSLSPEEAPQPSAELLASVARSGILHPPILREQGRTTMEIVSGRRRLMAAAEARDSVSTICLVLPADTPRAEALAINLEDTILRGNITVVEQAIFFEKILEHLEENEAAQRFLPALGLEPHRHHLHSLLQLLGLEDHLLTALHEGRLHDGVARELLALNFTDRLSLYEVMEMLSLSVSNQKKITVISRELAARNQTSIMALLSQPEVREILDPKETNIPQKTARLMQWLTEQRFPRLGEAEEEFRTFVATLKLPGGITLNHSPSFEQDQVQLAIPFANREALHRAWPLIATALKPE, from the coding sequence ATGCCCCATGCCTTCCGCTCAAGTCTCGTCAATCTGCACCACATCAACTTTCAGGACTTCAGCAACAGCCTGAGCCCGGAAGAAGCACCGCAGCCAAGCGCGGAGCTGCTGGCCTCCGTTGCCCGAAGCGGAATCCTCCATCCTCCCATCCTCAGGGAACAGGGCCGGACCACCATGGAGATCGTCAGCGGCCGCAGACGTTTGATGGCGGCTGCGGAAGCTCGGGACAGCGTCTCAACCATCTGCCTGGTTTTACCGGCGGATACCCCGCGGGCGGAAGCCCTGGCCATCAACCTGGAAGACACCATCCTCCGGGGCAATATCACCGTGGTGGAGCAGGCAATCTTTTTCGAAAAAATCCTCGAACATCTGGAAGAAAACGAGGCGGCCCAGCGATTTCTTCCCGCCCTGGGTCTGGAACCGCACCGCCATCACCTGCACAGCCTGCTGCAGCTCCTCGGGCTTGAAGATCATCTGCTCACGGCGCTCCATGAAGGGAGGCTGCACGATGGAGTGGCCAGGGAATTACTGGCCCTGAATTTCACCGACCGCCTCTCCCTGTACGAGGTCATGGAAATGCTCAGCCTCAGCGTCAGCAACCAGAAAAAAATCACCGTCATCAGTCGGGAGCTGGCAGCCAGAAACCAGACCTCGATCATGGCCCTCCTCAGCCAGCCCGAGGTACGGGAAATCCTTGACCCCAAAGAAACCAACATCCCGCAAAAAACCGCCCGCCTCATGCAGTGGCTCACCGAACAGCGTTTCCCGAGGCTCGGGGAGGCGGAAGAGGAATTCCGCACCTTCGTTGCCACCCTCAAGCTGCCGGGGGGTATCACCTTGAACCACTCGCCCTCTTTTGAACAGGATCAGGTACAGCTTGCCATCCCCTTTGCCAACCGGGAAGCACTGCACAGGGCCTGGCCGCTCATCGCTACTGCCTTGAAGCCGGAATAG
- a CDS encoding RibD family protein has product MKVIIIAASTICGRIGPGLTGSSVDRGFLENMRALTDVSLLGAETLRQGDPEMRGPGGHLLPNRIRGVVSQSGDIPLAGKKIFQEGAGPLIFTGVAAAIGLQHKLGGLAQVVPLPTYISGGLSLAAALAHLAELGVSSVLVEGGGRLNYAFLQQGVVDEILLTLTPQLSGDLQAPSLCGGPGPLGDPFLPLDLVSCETANTGELFLKYRVIKGA; this is encoded by the coding sequence ATGAAAGTAATCATCATAGCGGCCAGCACCATTTGCGGGCGCATCGGTCCCGGCCTTACCGGCAGCTCGGTTGATCGTGGGTTTCTTGAAAATATGCGGGCGCTCACCGATGTCAGCCTGCTGGGGGCGGAAACTCTGCGCCAGGGGGATCCGGAGATGCGGGGCCCTGGCGGGCATCTTTTGCCGAATCGGATCAGGGGGGTCGTCAGCCAGTCCGGAGATATCCCGCTGGCAGGGAAAAAAATATTTCAGGAAGGGGCGGGGCCACTTATTTTTACCGGGGTGGCGGCGGCAATTGGGTTGCAGCACAAGCTGGGTGGCTTGGCTCAGGTCGTGCCCCTTCCGACGTATATCAGCGGAGGGCTTTCCTTGGCAGCGGCCCTTGCCCATCTGGCAGAACTTGGCGTTTCTTCGGTGCTGGTCGAAGGCGGAGGCAGGTTGAACTACGCTTTCCTGCAACAAGGGGTTGTTGATGAGATTCTTCTCACCCTGACCCCGCAACTTTCCGGAGACCTGCAGGCACCCTCCTTGTGCGGCGGCCCTGGTCCGTTGGGTGATCCCTTTCTGCCGCTGGACCTGGTCTCGTGCGAGACAGCCAATACTGGGGAACTGTTCTTGAAATATCGCGTAATCAAGGGGGCGTGA
- a CDS encoding GTP cyclohydrolase, FolE2/MptA family, whose product MKPSISPQDHARVLAEGVDIPQQHPAFGLPLPEVGICGKTVWVRLPEGLIPFAARLEVNLAAEVRGIHMSRMEEVVAGLYDREFSDLRDYGLQIGREMMARQGANRGRVRLTGQLPLIRTAKVSGRQSVDSIAVSLDLKLAGQGDTLQSVAVFGVGVAHITACPCTQAYNQTLFRKEGEECPMPTHSQRSQTTLSLQSAGLSPSIAELLACLEEALHVTQDLLKRTDEAQLVYTSHTQPQFAEDAVREVARRAGERFGKVLPPETSVIIESLSLESIHIHDVCCRLETTLAEIVRHL is encoded by the coding sequence TTGAAACCATCCATATCCCCCCAAGACCATGCCCGGGTGCTGGCGGAAGGGGTTGACATTCCCCAGCAGCATCCTGCCTTTGGGCTGCCCCTGCCGGAGGTCGGCATCTGCGGAAAAACCGTCTGGGTCCGGCTGCCCGAAGGGCTGATTCCTTTTGCGGCCCGGCTGGAGGTGAACCTGGCCGCGGAGGTCCGCGGCATCCATATGTCCCGCATGGAGGAGGTGGTCGCCGGTCTGTACGATCGGGAGTTTTCCGATCTCCGCGACTACGGCTTGCAGATCGGCAGGGAGATGATGGCGCGCCAGGGTGCGAATCGCGGCAGGGTGCGGCTTACCGGCCAGTTGCCGCTCATCCGCACGGCCAAGGTCAGCGGCAGGCAATCGGTGGATTCCATTGCCGTGTCCCTTGACCTGAAGCTGGCCGGGCAGGGGGATACTCTGCAGAGTGTGGCGGTGTTCGGTGTGGGTGTGGCCCACATTACGGCCTGTCCTTGCACCCAGGCGTATAACCAGACCCTGTTTCGCAAGGAGGGTGAGGAGTGCCCCATGCCCACCCATTCGCAGCGCTCCCAGACCACCCTTTCCCTTCAGTCGGCAGGACTTTCCCCATCTATTGCTGAACTGTTGGCTTGCCTGGAAGAGGCCCTGCATGTGACCCAGGACCTGTTGAAAAGAACCGATGAGGCGCAACTGGTCTACACCTCGCACACCCAGCCGCAGTTTGCTGAGGATGCGGTGCGGGAAGTGGCCCGGCGGGCCGGGGAGCGGTTCGGCAAGGTGTTGCCGCCGGAAACCTCGGTGATTATCGAGTCCTTGAGCCTGGAGAGCATCCATATCCACGACGTTTGTTGTCGGCTGGAAACCACCCTGGCGGAAATCGTCAGGCATCTGTAA
- a CDS encoding NfeD family protein, giving the protein MENILWWHWIVLGIILILMEIVVPSFTIFWFGLGAVVTGLLLAALPDVSLKWQLLVFSASSLGFTFFWFRFFVPRKKTKTLLADDQAAIGQMGIAATRALVPGEHGRVAFSVPVLGEESWMYLADEPIETGNRVRVIAVLVSDQGERILKVKKVL; this is encoded by the coding sequence ATGGAAAACATCCTCTGGTGGCACTGGATTGTCCTGGGAATCATTCTAATACTCATGGAAATCGTGGTGCCGTCGTTCACTATTTTCTGGTTCGGCCTGGGGGCGGTGGTGACCGGCCTACTGCTGGCCGCGCTCCCGGACGTTTCGCTCAAGTGGCAGTTACTGGTATTTTCCGCGTCCAGTCTCGGGTTCACCTTTTTCTGGTTCCGTTTCTTCGTGCCACGAAAAAAAACCAAAACCCTGCTGGCTGATGACCAGGCAGCCATCGGCCAGATGGGAATTGCCGCCACCCGGGCCCTGGTTCCGGGAGAGCATGGCCGGGTGGCGTTTTCCGTCCCGGTGCTGGGAGAGGAATCGTGGATGTATCTGGCGGACGAACCCATTGAAACAGGCAACCGGGTTCGGGTTATCGCGGTTCTCGTTTCAGACCAGGGAGAGCGGATTCTTAAAGTGAAAAAAGTGCTGTAA
- a CDS encoding type II toxin-antitoxin system RelE/ParE family toxin: MMRVIFSPEARREFEEAERYDNRQAPRLGNEFRTEIKEALPRVQTWPLSCPVEQGDIRRLTLSRFPYKLLYSVENDQIYLIAIAHQHRKPEYWIDRTSDQ, encoded by the coding sequence ATGATGCGCGTAATCTTCTCACCCGAAGCGCGGCGCGAGTTCGAGGAGGCCGAGCGCTACGACAATCGCCAAGCACCCCGTCTTGGCAACGAATTCCGGACAGAAATCAAGGAGGCCTTGCCGCGCGTCCAGACTTGGCCTTTGTCTTGCCCGGTCGAGCAAGGAGATATCCGACGCCTGACCTTGAGCCGGTTCCCCTACAAGTTGCTGTACTCGGTTGAAAACGATCAGATCTACCTCATTGCGATAGCCCACCAGCACCGCAAGCCCGAGTATTGGATTGACCGGACATCGGATCAATGA
- a CDS encoding DUF2784 domain-containing protein, translating into MIYRIGADTILLLHLTFTLFTVLGGLLVLRRPSLLWVHLAAVLWGVVIEWADWICPLTPLENALRVQGGEAGYAGGFIDHYVSLLLYPENLTIELRYLLGLGLVFINLTIYGYIFLTRRHRKTL; encoded by the coding sequence ATGATCTACCGCATCGGGGCCGACACCATCCTCCTGCTGCACCTCACCTTCACTCTTTTCACTGTTCTTGGAGGCTTGCTGGTGTTGCGCCGCCCCTCCCTTCTCTGGGTGCATCTCGCCGCCGTTCTCTGGGGAGTTGTGATCGAATGGGCTGACTGGATCTGTCCGCTTACGCCGCTGGAAAACGCTTTGCGGGTACAAGGCGGCGAGGCGGGGTATGCGGGCGGGTTTATCGACCATTACGTTTCCCTGCTGCTCTACCCCGAGAATCTCACCATTGAATTGCGTTATCTCCTTGGATTAGGCCTTGTCTTTATAAACCTGACTATCTACGGATATATCTTTCTGACGCGCCGCCACCGGAAAACCTTGTGA
- a CDS encoding CCA tRNA nucleotidyltransferase, with product MAAVLAARQLSQDWLQTYPEELRSVLGQIAQHSGQPMYVAGGPVRDWLLGVVAKDLDLAVPKGAVACAREVSALLGGTFVLLDAAEDVARVVWQGFTLDFSGFRNHTTSIEDDLGQRDFTINAMAVPIAPGTGALGELTVIDPFGGVADLAQKRIRTPALANLLADPLRLLRAYRFAATLDFSIESATEAAIVAHGELLVESAMERVAYELGLIIGSPRAWETVRAMAASGLLWVVFPELVAGCGLVQPSSHHLDVFGHSLEALRCVEAIISKPEAYFPDQGDQFRKAVQEKRGVLLKWAALFHDLGKPETHRLIEEKITFYNHDQAGAAIFEGIAERLHWPKDDRNRVARLISLHMWPFHLSNARLHTGISRKACLRLVKAVGDDLPLLFLLTMADSLAGQGPGKPEEMEENLAALWAEVHEVHVEYIQPVFTSPPLLTGHDLITIFALEPGPLFKEILEGLEGAQVEGVVADREQALAWVKMFLESGSVTPL from the coding sequence ATGGCAGCAGTGTTAGCGGCGAGGCAATTGAGCCAGGATTGGCTGCAAACGTATCCCGAGGAGCTTCGGTCTGTCCTGGGCCAGATTGCACAGCACAGCGGACAGCCCATGTATGTGGCGGGCGGGCCGGTGCGGGACTGGCTGCTTGGGGTGGTGGCCAAGGATCTTGATCTTGCCGTACCGAAGGGCGCTGTGGCTTGCGCCCGCGAGGTCAGTGCTCTGCTGGGAGGCACCTTTGTCCTGCTTGATGCAGCTGAAGACGTGGCCAGGGTTGTCTGGCAGGGGTTTACCCTTGATTTTTCCGGTTTCAGAAATCACACCACCAGTATTGAGGACGATCTCGGCCAGCGGGATTTTACCATCAACGCCATGGCCGTTCCCATTGCTCCTGGCACCGGCGCCCTTGGCGAGCTCACGGTTATTGATCCTTTCGGCGGCGTGGCCGATCTTGCCCAAAAACGCATCCGGACTCCGGCCCTAGCCAATCTCCTGGCCGATCCCCTTAGGTTGTTGCGGGCCTACCGTTTCGCGGCCACTCTGGATTTCAGTATCGAATCTGCGACCGAGGCGGCCATTGTCGCCCATGGCGAGCTGCTGGTCGAGTCGGCCATGGAGCGGGTGGCCTATGAACTGGGTCTGATCATCGGTTCTCCCCGTGCCTGGGAGACGGTGCGTGCCATGGCGGCAAGCGGGCTCCTCTGGGTTGTTTTTCCGGAGCTTGTTGCGGGTTGCGGTCTGGTCCAGCCTTCCAGCCATCATCTCGATGTGTTCGGCCATAGTCTGGAGGCCTTGCGCTGTGTGGAGGCAATCATCTCGAAGCCCGAAGCATATTTTCCTGATCAGGGCGATCAGTTCCGGAAGGCGGTCCAAGAAAAACGGGGCGTATTGCTGAAATGGGCAGCCCTGTTTCATGATCTGGGCAAACCGGAGACCCACAGACTGATTGAGGAAAAGATCACCTTTTATAACCACGATCAGGCCGGAGCCGCTATCTTTGAGGGGATCGCCGAACGGTTGCACTGGCCCAAAGATGACCGTAATCGGGTGGCCCGGCTCATTAGTCTGCACATGTGGCCATTTCATCTCAGCAACGCCCGGCTGCACACCGGAATCAGCCGCAAGGCGTGTCTGCGTTTGGTCAAAGCGGTTGGTGACGATCTGCCCCTTCTTTTTCTGCTGACCATGGCGGATAGCCTTGCCGGGCAGGGTCCCGGCAAGCCCGAGGAGATGGAGGAGAATCTGGCCGCGCTTTGGGCGGAGGTGCATGAGGTACACGTAGAGTACATCCAGCCGGTCTTTACCAGCCCGCCGCTGCTCACGGGGCATGATCTCATCACCATCTTTGCCCTTGAGCCAGGTCCGCTTTTCAAGGAGATCCTTGAGGGGTTGGAGGGTGCGCAGGTGGAGGGTGTGGTTGCGGACCGGGAACAGGCTCTGGCCTGGGTGAAAATGTTTCTTGAGTCAGGGTCAGTAACGCCGCTATAA
- a CDS encoding glycosyltransferase family 2 protein encodes MRISCVIPTRNRPEMTCRAIASVAAQDTPVSEIIVVDDGSTDHTAALVAARFPGVRLLHRSGLGPGLARNAGVVEACGEVVMFLDSDDVWLEGHVARLVRTMARGFPVAYGVTRNCDQVGGGEFCLPEPGMTLEGHCLAALSRWCFLVPSAMAVEKEACVAVGGFGPGELGEDWSFFIRLAQRFPFGFCGEEPITLRYLHHGSLCNGANSERLETLLATVFCALAETGAAAENLVRFQALADWTRQQGDWQTIQQWYISLKQEELL; translated from the coding sequence ATGCGGATCAGTTGCGTAATCCCCACCAGAAACCGGCCGGAGATGACCTGCCGGGCCATTGCCAGCGTGGCCGCTCAGGATACTCCGGTGAGCGAGATCATTGTCGTGGACGACGGCTCGACGGATCACACCGCTGCCCTGGTTGCCGCGCGGTTTCCCGGGGTGCGGCTGCTGCACCGCTCCGGCCTTGGGCCTGGTCTGGCGAGAAACGCCGGGGTTGTCGAGGCCTGCGGCGAGGTGGTTATGTTTCTTGATTCCGACGATGTCTGGCTGGAGGGCCATGTCGCACGCTTGGTGCGGACAATGGCCCGCGGCTTTCCGGTGGCCTATGGCGTGACCAGGAACTGCGATCAGGTCGGCGGCGGGGAATTTTGCCTCCCCGAGCCGGGCATGACCTTGGAAGGGCATTGCCTGGCCGCGTTGTCCCGCTGGTGTTTTCTGGTCCCCTCGGCAATGGCGGTGGAGAAAGAGGCCTGTGTTGCGGTGGGGGGCTTCGGTCCCGGAGAGTTGGGTGAGGATTGGTCGTTTTTTATCCGGTTGGCCCAACGTTTCCCCTTTGGCTTTTGCGGGGAGGAACCCATCACCCTGCGGTATCTCCATCATGGCAGTCTGTGCAATGGCGCGAACAGCGAACGGCTGGAGACCCTGCTGGCCACGGTCTTCTGTGCCCTGGCGGAAACCGGGGCCGCAGCCGAGAATCTTGTCCGGTTTCAGGCCCTGGCCGACTGGACCAGGCAACAGGGGGATTGGCAGACGATTCAGCAGTGGTATATTTCCTTGAAACAGGAGGAGCTTCTTTGA
- a CDS encoding tetrathionate reductase family octaheme c-type cytochrome produces MKKYGVFSALVVVSAIAAGGSAYGGEAHKGITGPFATPMDVTKKCLECHADAATDIMKTSHWTWSTEQDIEGKGKVMLGKKNAVNNFCISIDSNWPRCTSCHISYGWKDAKFDFNDKNRVDCLVCHDGSGTYKKAPPAAGMPFGFTGNPELDAKPIDLVAVAQSVGKPAKKNCVSCHGFGGGGNNVKHGDIDSSMVNPTKAIDVHMGSDSLNFQCTECHTTQKHNIKGNAMIVTPGGKNQLECTQCHDAKPHKNAKLNTHTATVACQTCHIPTFAKAMPTKVEWDWSTAGQDIKPEEQVFGSEKRDSYDKKKGNFKWAKDVVPAYKWYNGKATVYLRGEKIDPAKVTELNAPVGSIKDKSAKIYPFKIHSGKQIYDKENKYFLTPKVWPTNKEDKEAYWKNFDWDKAVKAGSEASGLAYSGSFDFAPTVMYWRINHMVAPAAEALKCNDCHAKNGRLDWKALGYKGDPMKTKGAARMKK; encoded by the coding sequence ATGAAAAAATACGGTGTGTTTTCTGCATTAGTGGTTGTTTCTGCTATTGCCGCGGGAGGGTCGGCTTATGGTGGGGAGGCGCATAAGGGTATTACCGGTCCTTTTGCCACGCCCATGGATGTTACCAAGAAATGTCTGGAGTGCCATGCGGATGCGGCAACGGACATCATGAAGACCAGCCATTGGACTTGGTCTACTGAGCAGGATATCGAGGGCAAGGGCAAGGTGATGCTCGGCAAGAAAAATGCCGTCAATAATTTCTGTATCTCCATTGATTCCAACTGGCCCCGTTGCACCAGCTGCCATATCAGCTACGGCTGGAAGGATGCCAAGTTTGATTTCAACGACAAAAACCGGGTCGATTGTCTGGTCTGCCATGACGGATCAGGAACCTATAAAAAGGCGCCTCCGGCAGCCGGGATGCCCTTTGGCTTTACCGGCAACCCCGAGTTGGATGCCAAACCGATTGACTTGGTGGCGGTAGCGCAAAGCGTGGGCAAGCCCGCTAAGAAAAACTGTGTCTCTTGCCATGGTTTCGGCGGCGGCGGCAACAACGTCAAACACGGCGATATCGATTCCTCCATGGTTAACCCCACCAAGGCTATTGATGTGCACATGGGATCCGACAGCCTGAACTTTCAATGCACCGAATGCCATACCACCCAGAAGCACAACATCAAGGGCAACGCCATGATCGTTACCCCTGGCGGCAAGAATCAGCTGGAGTGCACCCAGTGCCATGATGCCAAGCCCCACAAGAATGCCAAGCTGAACACGCACACAGCCACCGTGGCCTGTCAGACCTGCCATATCCCCACCTTTGCTAAGGCCATGCCCACCAAGGTGGAGTGGGATTGGTCCACAGCCGGTCAGGACATTAAGCCGGAAGAGCAGGTGTTCGGTTCGGAGAAGCGGGACAGCTATGATAAAAAGAAAGGGAATTTCAAGTGGGCGAAAGATGTGGTCCCTGCCTACAAATGGTACAATGGCAAGGCCACCGTCTATCTGCGCGGTGAGAAGATCGATCCTGCCAAGGTCACTGAGCTGAACGCGCCGGTGGGCAGCATCAAGGATAAAAGCGCCAAAATCTATCCCTTTAAGATCCATAGCGGCAAGCAGATCTATGACAAGGAGAACAAGTATTTCCTGACCCCCAAGGTCTGGCCGACCAACAAGGAAGACAAGGAAGCCTACTGGAAGAATTTTGATTGGGACAAGGCGGTCAAGGCAGGGAGCGAGGCCTCCGGTCTTGCATACAGCGGCAGCTTTGATTTTGCCCCCACGGTCATGTACTGGCGGATCAACCACATGGTTGCTCCGGCTGCCGAGGCCTTAAAGTGCAACGACTGCCACGCCAAGAACGGCCGTCTTGACTGGAAGGCCCTCGGCTACAAGGGCGATCCCATGAAAACAAAAGGCGCTGCCAGGATGAAGAAGTAA
- a CDS encoding addiction module protein — MHMGTQELVAMALKLDPAERFDLVDQVLHCLDKPDPEIDRLWLDEAERRLAAYRAGKVQGIPAEEILGE; from the coding sequence ATGCACATGGGCACGCAGGAACTGGTGGCAATGGCCTTGAAGCTCGATCCGGCGGAGCGTTTCGACCTGGTTGACCAAGTGTTGCACTGTCTCGACAAACCCGATCCGGAAATCGACCGCCTCTGGCTTGACGAAGCGGAACGCCGCCTGGCGGCCTACCGCGCCGGCAAGGTACAAGGCATCCCCGCAGAGGAAATCCTCGGCGAATAA